The following coding sequences are from one Leptospira mayottensis 200901116 window:
- a CDS encoding GAF and HD-GYP domain-containing protein has protein sequence MNQEFPKYVVTDFRSIVERLDPIVLRLGIQFLNLKEFIQSEHILNSIGFLNVVFYLSASRLKETQREVHERFQKNPLILSRFILNENLDYVHSKNLKIEEDLIFSILPESSSDMILNKTFLNAFTQLQMITDQFDLQHKVNTTKYEISKLTQIGINLADEKDINKLLREIIFSAREIAIADSGSLYLVEKDEQGVVHNLRFKISSMDINTEEFLLPINKSSVAGYVAATGKILNIPNVYDLPEDAEYTFNSNFDVLSNYHTKSMLVVPMKNHRDEVVGVIQLINKKRNFNQKLTIEQMKGEDVFPFDDYSAQLVMSVAGQAAVAIQNNHLLKEIETLFEGFVTASVNAIEARDPTTSGHSFRVAILTVGLAETVDSIREGKYRYTKFSKEQIKEIRYASLLHDFGKVGVREKVLVKSKKLEDYELELIRWRFEYIKKDIESKTLQKKMDYLKKNGSAGFSDYEISLEFELQAEYQKLDRMFQVVVNSNEPSILEESNFQMLEEIAQVNYFTTGGDKLHLISPYEFGFLTIKKGSLDLAERKEIESHVEHTFQFLSMIPWTGDLKMVPSIAHAHHEKLDGTGYPRGLTADSIPVQSKIMAISDIFDALTDKDRPYKRAVSVERALDILQMEAKENHVDPDLLKIFIDGKIYESLSGSGYIR, from the coding sequence ATGAATCAGGAATTTCCTAAATATGTAGTCACGGACTTTCGTTCTATCGTTGAAAGGTTGGATCCGATCGTTCTTCGTTTAGGAATACAATTTTTAAATCTTAAAGAATTCATTCAGTCTGAACATATTCTCAATTCCATCGGATTCTTAAACGTCGTCTTCTATTTGTCGGCTTCTCGTCTTAAAGAAACTCAAAGAGAAGTTCATGAACGGTTTCAGAAAAATCCGTTGATCTTAAGCCGTTTTATCTTAAACGAAAACTTGGATTATGTTCACTCGAAAAACCTAAAAATCGAGGAAGACCTGATCTTTTCGATCCTGCCGGAGTCGTCTTCGGATATGATCTTAAACAAAACTTTTCTCAACGCGTTTACTCAGCTTCAGATGATCACGGATCAGTTCGATCTTCAACACAAAGTGAACACTACGAAGTACGAAATCTCGAAGTTGACTCAGATTGGAATCAATCTCGCGGATGAAAAGGACATCAATAAACTTCTCCGGGAAATTATTTTTAGCGCGAGAGAAATAGCGATCGCCGATTCAGGATCTTTATACCTCGTGGAAAAGGACGAGCAGGGGGTTGTGCATAACCTTAGGTTTAAAATTTCGTCTATGGATATCAATACGGAGGAATTTTTACTTCCGATTAATAAATCCAGTGTTGCTGGTTACGTTGCCGCCACGGGAAAAATTTTGAACATCCCGAACGTTTATGATCTGCCAGAAGACGCAGAATATACGTTTAACAGCAACTTTGACGTTCTTTCCAATTATCACACGAAATCCATGCTTGTAGTTCCTATGAAAAATCATAGAGACGAGGTTGTGGGAGTTATTCAACTCATTAACAAGAAAAGGAATTTCAATCAGAAGCTGACCATTGAACAGATGAAAGGAGAGGATGTTTTTCCTTTCGACGATTATTCCGCTCAGCTTGTGATGAGCGTCGCAGGACAGGCCGCGGTCGCGATTCAGAACAATCATCTTTTAAAGGAGATTGAAACTCTTTTTGAAGGTTTCGTAACGGCGTCCGTAAACGCGATCGAAGCCAGAGATCCTACGACGAGCGGTCACTCGTTTCGGGTTGCCATTCTAACGGTCGGTTTGGCGGAAACGGTGGATTCTATCCGAGAAGGTAAATACAGATACACTAAATTTTCGAAAGAACAAATCAAAGAAATACGTTATGCATCATTACTTCACGATTTCGGAAAAGTGGGGGTTCGGGAAAAGGTTTTGGTCAAATCCAAAAAACTGGAAGACTACGAACTTGAGTTGATCCGATGGCGATTCGAATACATCAAAAAAGACATCGAATCCAAAACACTTCAAAAAAAGATGGATTACTTAAAAAAGAACGGGAGCGCCGGTTTCTCCGATTACGAGATTTCTCTCGAATTCGAGCTTCAAGCGGAATACCAAAAGCTTGATAGGATGTTTCAGGTCGTTGTCAATTCCAACGAACCATCTATATTAGAAGAATCTAATTTTCAAATGTTGGAAGAAATCGCTCAGGTGAACTATTTCACTACGGGAGGGGACAAGCTGCATTTGATCTCTCCGTATGAATTCGGTTTTTTGACGATCAAAAAAGGATCTTTGGATCTAGCGGAAAGAAAGGAAATTGAATCTCACGTGGAGCATACGTTTCAGTTTTTAAGTATGATTCCTTGGACTGGAGACCTGAAAATGGTTCCTTCCATTGCGCATGCGCATCACGAAAAATTGGACGGTACTGGTTATCCAAGAGGGCTTACCGCCGATTCGATTCCGGTTCAATCGAAAATTATGGCGATCTCTGATATTTTCGACGCGCTTACCGATAAGGATCGACCTTATAAAAGGGCAGTTTCTGTGGAAAGAGCATTGGATATACTACAAATGGAAGCGAAGGAGAATCATGTCGATCCGGATCTTCTCAAGATTTTTATAGATGGAAAGATTTACGAAAGCTTATCCGGCTCGGGTTATATTCGTTAA
- the murD gene encoding UDP-N-acetylmuramoyl-L-alanine--D-glutamate ligase, whose translation MKFPESLKGLKTLVLGGGISGNSALDFLISEEAQPILCDRNRPETISVPFFHDNIDPQSFSEISLIIKSPGILPTHPILSYAVEKKIPVFSEIDLGRFFFKGKIIGVTGTDGKSTTTSLITHLLKKDFSDLKEGGNLGIPFTSFCKEPISLAVLELSSYQLDDSYPLHLNVSVFLNLAPDHLERHQTMENYFRAKLKIADLQNPNHSLIVSEKIREKILNSTSVRCKLLSFGRAATSEAVLDESSSEIRTSKFIYDISRFYLPGTHNRENLAAAILASEAIGGEPESIQARIPLFMGLPHRFQIAGEKQGISFINDSKSTNLHSMLAGMSTWKNLDRTCLILGGRPKQEDPKPLYDFLTRGIGCVILIGEARSVWEKGIRNVIGEKLFSVENLNEAFKIFKKWNSISESSKSHKISPSSETSISYFVFSPACASFDQYKNFEERGSHFLSLVEDFLNNTR comes from the coding sequence ATGAAATTTCCCGAGTCATTGAAAGGCCTAAAGACTCTTGTGTTGGGAGGAGGTATCTCCGGAAACTCCGCACTTGATTTTTTAATCTCTGAAGAAGCGCAACCGATTCTCTGCGATCGAAATCGACCCGAAACAATCTCGGTCCCTTTCTTCCACGACAACATCGACCCACAATCTTTTTCCGAAATTTCATTGATCATCAAATCTCCCGGAATTTTACCAACACACCCAATTCTTTCTTATGCTGTCGAAAAAAAAATTCCTGTGTTTTCCGAAATTGATCTCGGCAGGTTTTTTTTTAAAGGGAAAATTATCGGTGTCACAGGAACGGATGGAAAGTCGACGACAACCTCCCTGATTACTCATCTTCTGAAAAAAGATTTTTCCGATCTCAAAGAGGGTGGAAACTTGGGGATCCCATTCACTTCCTTCTGCAAAGAACCGATTTCCTTAGCCGTTTTAGAACTCTCCAGTTATCAACTCGACGATTCGTACCCGCTTCATTTGAACGTGTCCGTGTTCTTAAATCTCGCTCCCGATCATTTAGAGAGACACCAAACGATGGAAAATTATTTTCGTGCAAAACTTAAAATTGCTGATCTTCAAAATCCGAATCATTCATTGATCGTCTCCGAAAAAATTAGGGAGAAAATTCTAAATTCCACTTCCGTTCGGTGTAAATTATTGAGCTTTGGAAGAGCTGCGACATCGGAGGCGGTTTTAGATGAGAGCTCATCGGAGATACGAACTTCAAAATTCATCTACGACATTTCTCGATTTTATCTTCCGGGAACTCACAACCGTGAAAATCTAGCAGCAGCGATTCTTGCATCGGAAGCAATAGGAGGAGAACCCGAATCAATCCAAGCTCGGATTCCACTTTTTATGGGACTTCCCCATCGTTTTCAAATCGCAGGAGAAAAACAAGGCATTTCGTTTATCAACGATTCCAAATCCACAAACCTACACAGCATGCTCGCGGGAATGTCTACTTGGAAGAATCTGGATCGAACCTGCCTAATTTTAGGAGGTAGACCGAAACAGGAAGACCCGAAACCACTTTATGATTTTCTAACACGGGGAATAGGTTGTGTAATTTTAATCGGAGAAGCTCGTTCGGTCTGGGAAAAAGGGATCCGAAACGTGATCGGAGAAAAACTGTTTTCCGTCGAAAATTTAAATGAGGCATTTAAAATATTCAAAAAATGGAATTCTATTTCCGAGTCGTCCAAGAGTCACAAAATTAGTCCTTCAAGCGAAACCTCGATTTCCTACTTCGTTTTTTCTCCAGCCTGCGCCAGTTTCGATCAATACAAGAACTTCGAAGAAAGAGGAAGCCACTTCCTTTCTTTGGTAGAAGATTTCTTAAATAACACGAGGTAG
- a CDS encoding thioredoxin family protein, producing the protein MSLLESEKIPLGSLLPEFRLEDPDGKMYSSDQLFGSTGLLLVVTCNHCPYAQAIWPRLIRFAGEIQSLGVRTVAINPNIHPDYPDDSPQMMLSKIKEWGVPFPYLVDKTQEVAKKLSSMCTPDIYLYDEEKKLYYHGRMDDNWKNEKQVSRKELEYAVHQLVKGNPAPINQMPSIGCSIKWKE; encoded by the coding sequence ATGTCTCTTCTCGAATCTGAAAAAATACCCTTAGGAAGCTTACTCCCTGAATTTCGTTTGGAAGATCCGGATGGAAAAATGTATTCTTCCGATCAACTATTCGGTTCGACGGGATTGTTGTTGGTCGTGACCTGTAATCATTGTCCTTATGCCCAAGCGATTTGGCCGAGACTGATTCGTTTTGCCGGAGAAATCCAATCTCTTGGGGTCAGGACGGTCGCAATCAATCCGAATATCCACCCGGATTATCCTGACGATTCTCCTCAAATGATGCTTTCGAAAATAAAGGAATGGGGGGTTCCCTTTCCTTATTTGGTTGATAAGACCCAGGAGGTCGCAAAAAAATTAAGTTCTATGTGCACGCCGGATATTTATCTTTATGATGAGGAAAAAAAGCTTTATTATCATGGAAGAATGGATGATAACTGGAAGAACGAAAAGCAGGTTTCTAGAAAGGAACTGGAATACGCGGTGCATCAGCTTGTAAAAGGAAATCCTGCTCCGATCAATCAAATGCCTTCAATAGGTTGTTCCATCAAATGGAAGGAATAA
- a CDS encoding STAS domain-containing protein, which translates to MLEHKVQDDVLIVYLKGRLDVSIANEVEENLNDLIDNQGHKKVILNMQEVDYMSSSGFRACISTLRKLNSKEGVLKISNIKPAVKRIFDVIELTSLFDIRETEDEALKSF; encoded by the coding sequence TTGCTTGAGCATAAAGTACAAGACGACGTTTTGATTGTATATCTCAAAGGACGTTTGGATGTTTCCATCGCCAATGAGGTTGAGGAAAATCTAAATGATCTGATTGACAATCAAGGTCATAAAAAAGTAATTCTGAATATGCAGGAAGTGGATTATATGTCTTCGTCCGGTTTCAGAGCTTGTATTTCCACTCTTAGAAAATTAAACTCGAAAGAAGGTGTATTAAAAATTAGTAATATCAAACCGGCAGTAAAGCGGATCTTTGACGTAATCGAACTCACCTCTCTTTTTGATATTCGCGAAACCGAAGATGAGGCTTTGAAATCCTTTTAA
- a CDS encoding indole-3-glycerol-phosphate synthase: protein MPSSQLHRVLREIIATKQNEIKKIQNWDPAPYQGLGLRESLKSRNFSIIAECKHKSPSAGEIRSDYDPVQIAKTYEGLGASAVSVLTDRDYFGGSLEDLKNVSSELKIPILRKDFILDEIQIREARAFGASAILLIVRILTPEQIKTFLKSASSFGMDSLVEVHTPDEAKLALDCGAEIIGINTRDLDTFQIHQNLVEEVTASLPRNIVKVGESGVRNRSDLDRFRKLVNAALIGTYFMEKPDIRKAWLELF from the coding sequence ATGCCTTCATCTCAACTTCACCGGGTTCTCCGGGAAATTATCGCAACTAAACAAAACGAAATCAAAAAAATACAGAATTGGGACCCGGCTCCCTATCAAGGGCTTGGGTTAAGAGAGTCTCTGAAAAGCAGAAACTTTTCCATCATCGCGGAATGTAAGCACAAGAGTCCTTCCGCCGGAGAGATTCGCTCCGATTATGATCCTGTTCAAATTGCTAAAACATACGAGGGTTTAGGAGCTTCCGCGGTTTCCGTACTTACCGATCGGGATTATTTTGGAGGTTCTTTGGAAGATCTGAAAAATGTTTCTTCCGAGTTGAAAATTCCGATTTTAAGAAAGGACTTTATCCTGGATGAAATTCAGATTCGAGAAGCGAGAGCATTTGGCGCCTCTGCGATTCTTTTGATTGTGAGAATCTTAACCCCCGAACAGATCAAAACGTTTTTAAAATCTGCTTCTTCTTTCGGAATGGATAGTCTGGTTGAAGTTCACACACCGGATGAGGCGAAACTTGCTTTAGATTGCGGGGCCGAAATCATCGGAATCAATACGAGGGATTTAGATACGTTTCAGATTCATCAAAACCTTGTCGAAGAAGTAACCGCTTCTTTACCGCGTAACATAGTAAAAGTGGGAGAATCCGGAGTGCGGAATCGTTCCGATTTGGACCGGTTTCGAAAATTGGTCAACGCGGCCTTGATCGGAACCTATTTTATGGAGAAACCTGATATTCGCAAAGCTTGGTTGGAATTATTTTAG
- a CDS encoding flagellar hook capping FlgD N-terminal domain-containing protein, with product MSETTGISQQATKDRYLEGDRSFNIRNHMENLEREEKNGLKGIEIRSTVKSLGKDDFLKLLITQLSSQDPTNPVKDQDFIAQMAQFSSLEQMNNISTGIQKMGNRQSFSLVGKLVSGPDFVTGESVAGIAGALFFDGEGKTFVRVNGRSIDVEQISLVSDPVVLKEQEAVYNQSQLQQSAPVQTSTHAPEIRTNVPSQESPASNVSPNVSQTEIEKKETVSTIEKRKEVDTSIVEQQTPESQKKVVVEKKTSDWNFPGKDKSNSYE from the coding sequence ATGTCGGAAACAACGGGCATTAGCCAGCAAGCAACCAAAGATCGTTATCTTGAAGGAGACAGAAGTTTCAATATCCGGAACCACATGGAAAATTTGGAACGGGAAGAAAAGAACGGTCTCAAAGGAATCGAAATCCGTTCCACTGTAAAGTCTCTCGGCAAGGACGATTTTCTCAAACTGCTCATAACGCAACTTTCTTCCCAAGATCCTACCAACCCAGTCAAAGACCAAGACTTTATCGCACAGATGGCTCAGTTCTCTTCTCTGGAACAAATGAATAACATTTCCACTGGGATTCAAAAGATGGGGAACCGTCAGAGTTTTTCTCTCGTCGGAAAACTTGTTTCCGGTCCTGATTTTGTAACCGGTGAAAGCGTCGCGGGAATTGCAGGTGCTCTTTTTTTCGATGGGGAAGGTAAAACTTTCGTTCGTGTCAACGGAAGATCCATAGATGTCGAACAAATTTCCTTAGTCAGCGATCCAGTTGTTTTAAAAGAACAGGAAGCCGTTTACAATCAGAGTCAATTGCAGCAGTCCGCTCCAGTTCAAACATCGACTCACGCTCCGGAGATTAGAACTAATGTTCCTTCTCAAGAATCTCCTGCCTCTAATGTGTCACCTAACGTTTCGCAAACGGAAATTGAAAAAAAAGAAACGGTGTCAACAATCGAGAAACGAAAGGAAGTCGACACTTCGATCGTGGAACAACAAACACCGGAATCACAAAAGAAAGTCGTCGTCGAAAAAAAGACTTCAGACTGGAATTTCCCGGGAAAAGACAAAAGCAATTCATACGAATAA
- the flgE gene encoding flagellar hook protein FlgE: MMRSLYSGVSGLKNHQVRMDVIGNNISNVNTHGFKTERVTFQDMISQELRGASEPKENIGGVNPQQVGLGSLIAAIDKIMTQGSLQTTGKNTDVAMSGEGFFIVKDGDKQFYTRAGAFNLDKNGYYVNPANGLKVQGWNSRLDDKGNKFINSSASIEDIIIPVYSKEPAKATSQIDFKSNLNSSAPAVPPDATQEEITAMINDPDPKMRRGHVTTINTFDDQGIQREFKMEFYKVRDNTWKARLSMTDATQLSTDVSGTGGQNTQLPGNTELEFGFTPDGKLVYVSDGVDSMNSGKLNAKVSFRIAGNPAVQSFDLNLGEAGMVDGITQFSSDFTTKAVKQDGYTMGYLESFSIDNSGTITGVFSNGVRQPLARIATAVFNNPAGLDKAGDTMFAYSMNSGEPNIGEAGVQGRGKINAGILEMSNVDLSDQFTDMIVTQRGFQANSRTITTSDQMIQEVLGLKR; encoded by the coding sequence ATGATGAGGTCACTCTATTCCGGTGTATCCGGACTTAAGAACCACCAGGTCCGAATGGATGTCATCGGTAACAACATCTCCAACGTGAACACGCACGGTTTTAAAACCGAACGCGTTACGTTTCAGGATATGATTTCTCAGGAACTCAGGGGGGCTTCCGAGCCTAAGGAGAATATAGGAGGCGTGAATCCTCAACAAGTAGGTTTGGGTTCTTTGATTGCAGCAATCGATAAGATCATGACCCAAGGCTCTCTCCAAACCACGGGTAAGAATACGGACGTCGCTATGTCCGGAGAGGGATTTTTTATCGTTAAGGACGGGGACAAACAATTCTATACGAGAGCCGGAGCTTTTAACCTCGATAAGAACGGCTACTACGTAAACCCCGCAAACGGACTCAAGGTTCAGGGTTGGAATTCAAGATTGGACGATAAAGGAAATAAGTTCATCAACTCCTCGGCTTCCATCGAAGATATTATCATTCCTGTATATTCTAAAGAACCCGCGAAGGCGACTTCTCAGATCGATTTCAAATCGAACCTGAATTCTTCTGCGCCCGCGGTTCCTCCGGATGCGACTCAGGAAGAGATCACCGCGATGATCAACGATCCCGATCCTAAGATGAGAAGAGGCCACGTAACCACGATTAATACTTTCGACGATCAGGGAATTCAGAGAGAATTCAAAATGGAATTTTATAAGGTCCGCGATAACACTTGGAAGGCGCGTCTGAGTATGACCGATGCGACTCAACTTTCGACGGACGTTTCCGGAACAGGGGGACAAAACACTCAACTTCCGGGAAACACCGAACTTGAGTTCGGATTTACTCCTGACGGAAAACTTGTCTATGTTTCAGACGGAGTCGACTCGATGAACAGCGGTAAACTGAACGCAAAGGTATCCTTCAGAATCGCTGGTAATCCTGCGGTGCAGAGTTTTGATTTGAATCTCGGAGAAGCGGGAATGGTGGACGGGATCACTCAATTCTCCTCTGACTTCACTACCAAAGCGGTCAAACAAGACGGTTATACGATGGGATATTTGGAATCCTTTTCCATCGATAATTCCGGAACGATCACCGGGGTATTCTCTAACGGAGTTCGTCAGCCTTTGGCAAGAATCGCGACCGCGGTTTTTAATAACCCTGCAGGTTTAGACAAGGCCGGAGACACGATGTTTGCGTATTCCATGAACTCGGGAGAACCTAACATCGGTGAAGCGGGAGTTCAGGGAAGAGGTAAGATCAACGCGGGCATTTTAGAGATGTCTAATGTGGATCTTTCTGATCAGTTTACGGATATGATCGTTACACAACGAGGTTTTCAGGCGAACTCAAGAACGATCACCACTTCCGATCAAATGATTCAGGAAGTTTTAGGTCTCAAACGTTAA
- a CDS encoding flagellar hook-length control protein FliK has protein sequence MNISGDLSISEFKTERYAEAVPPRNLGGGLVRKNSFLDLMKTLQGSVQKGLDETLTEIQNTFPKTEDSAIQEENVESLINEKKTESMHTQEEVESEIGKISKEGEKELWAIEEAANVVALPWFLVAEEKPNEILDSEIESTVLDGLQAEITKEASVETLESKQPTPTSKLIENLFSKEESSFDVKGETSVSLEDPKEIQSRTSKKESLVREVESKLSESNKVISEISKFNETNIKEFQENGKGFSNKEISFKGVDETKTEVSKELILDLEKWKIDKDKKTDSYANLKTSGKEEIKTAILSQFSENSSGRSGQEQSFRSGGGDSYSSLVKGIGTPTVSGRELNTLGKDFSISKETNVLSKRDIQQNFQNLIRSARVQILENGRTEASIRMNPKDLGQMSLSISTDKDVVRGKLLVESDSVKQQLVAELASLKQDLKSNGLELESLVIEVKEREEAFAFNDESDKNGKDPHSFQAAFKEDDFKNSFYEEDELSYEEISSESHGFSEKTEGKSEKLLDLKV, from the coding sequence ATGAATATTTCTGGTGATCTATCCATTTCAGAATTTAAAACAGAGCGGTATGCCGAAGCCGTTCCCCCAAGGAATTTGGGGGGAGGACTTGTCAGGAAGAATTCCTTTCTTGATTTAATGAAAACTTTACAAGGTTCTGTTCAGAAGGGATTGGATGAAACTCTGACTGAAATTCAAAATACGTTTCCAAAAACGGAAGATTCCGCAATTCAAGAAGAGAATGTGGAAAGCTTAATAAATGAAAAAAAGACCGAGTCTATGCATACTCAGGAAGAAGTCGAATCGGAGATCGGAAAAATCTCAAAAGAAGGGGAAAAAGAGCTCTGGGCAATTGAAGAAGCGGCTAACGTAGTTGCATTACCCTGGTTTCTCGTTGCAGAAGAGAAACCGAACGAAATCCTAGATTCCGAAATCGAATCCACGGTCCTTGACGGACTTCAAGCGGAAATCACGAAAGAAGCTTCCGTTGAAACCTTAGAATCCAAACAACCAACTCCCACGAGCAAACTAATCGAAAACCTTTTTTCAAAAGAGGAAAGTTCGTTCGATGTGAAGGGGGAAACTTCTGTTTCTCTTGAAGACCCGAAGGAAATCCAAAGCCGAACTTCGAAAAAAGAAAGTTTGGTTCGCGAAGTGGAATCGAAATTATCCGAATCTAATAAAGTTATATCCGAAATATCTAAATTTAACGAAACCAACATAAAAGAATTTCAAGAGAACGGTAAGGGATTTTCCAACAAAGAAATTTCTTTCAAAGGTGTGGACGAAACTAAGACGGAAGTTTCTAAAGAGCTGATTCTCGATTTAGAAAAGTGGAAGATTGATAAGGATAAAAAAACGGATTCTTATGCGAATTTGAAAACTTCTGGAAAGGAGGAAATTAAAACCGCAATATTGAGTCAATTCTCTGAAAATTCTTCCGGAAGGTCGGGACAGGAACAATCCTTCCGTTCTGGGGGAGGAGATTCTTATTCTTCTCTCGTAAAAGGAATTGGAACTCCGACTGTTTCCGGAAGGGAACTGAATACGCTCGGAAAAGATTTTTCCATATCAAAAGAAACTAACGTCCTTTCTAAGAGAGACATTCAACAAAATTTTCAAAATCTGATTCGCTCCGCCCGCGTTCAAATTCTTGAAAACGGAAGAACGGAAGCGAGTATCCGGATGAATCCGAAAGACTTAGGGCAGATGTCCCTTTCCATTTCAACAGACAAGGACGTCGTGCGGGGAAAACTTCTTGTGGAATCCGATAGCGTTAAACAGCAGTTAGTGGCAGAACTTGCAAGTTTGAAGCAAGATCTAAAGTCGAACGGACTCGAACTCGAATCTCTGGTGATCGAAGTCAAGGAAAGAGAGGAAGCCTTTGCATTTAACGATGAATCCGATAAGAACGGAAAAGATCCGCATTCTTTCCAAGCTGCTTTCAAAGAGGACGACTTTAAGAATTCTTTTTACGAAGAAGACGAACTTTCTTATGAAGAAATTTCTTCCGAGTCTCATGGTTTTTCGGAAAAAACCGAAGGGAAAAGCGAGAAACTGCTCGATCTGAAAGTATAG